One genomic segment of Mycolicibacterium psychrotolerans includes these proteins:
- a CDS encoding agmatinase family protein → MPDMPDPSLPNAEGAWAQQVEARLGDRRLREEIERGLSYGLEAAPTINDRTISTFVRGEKPHFAGERGTFLKCPFIEDVNEVDDAEVAVFGVPLDAGATYRPGTRFGPQGIRRSTNLFGTYNYESGVDLREQLNIVDIGDVFTIPGNLEKSFDQISQAMAHVASKGVMPIVLGGDHSIGFPTIRGLAPYMDGNIGIIHFDRHVDTQETDLDERMHTTPWFHATNIKNAPATNLVQVGIGGWQSPREGVKVGRERKSTVITVGDVERVGIDKIAEIALEVAWKGAKAVYLSFDIDVIDAGFVPGTGWPEPGGLLPREALNLVKKISEPGLAGIEVVECSPPYDWAEQTALMSSRVILDSLAAQVRSGKLGNKAAKANRPAWGP, encoded by the coding sequence CTGCCCGACATGCCCGATCCGAGTCTGCCCAACGCCGAAGGCGCCTGGGCCCAGCAGGTCGAGGCCCGGCTCGGCGACCGCCGGCTGCGCGAGGAGATCGAGCGGGGGCTGAGCTACGGGCTGGAGGCCGCGCCCACCATCAACGACCGCACGATCTCGACGTTCGTGCGCGGCGAGAAGCCGCACTTCGCCGGCGAGCGCGGCACGTTCTTGAAGTGCCCGTTCATCGAGGACGTCAACGAGGTCGACGACGCCGAGGTCGCCGTGTTCGGCGTCCCGCTCGACGCCGGCGCGACCTACCGGCCCGGCACCCGGTTCGGGCCGCAGGGCATCCGGCGCTCGACCAATCTGTTCGGCACCTACAACTACGAGTCCGGTGTCGACCTGCGCGAGCAGCTCAACATCGTCGACATCGGCGACGTCTTCACGATCCCCGGCAATCTGGAGAAGTCGTTCGATCAGATCAGCCAGGCGATGGCGCACGTCGCGAGCAAGGGCGTGATGCCGATCGTGCTCGGCGGGGACCACTCCATCGGCTTCCCCACCATCCGCGGCCTGGCGCCGTACATGGACGGCAACATCGGGATCATCCACTTCGACCGCCACGTCGACACCCAGGAGACCGATCTCGACGAGCGGATGCACACCACCCCGTGGTTCCACGCCACCAACATCAAGAACGCGCCGGCGACGAACCTGGTGCAGGTCGGGATCGGCGGGTGGCAGTCGCCGCGCGAGGGCGTCAAGGTCGGGCGGGAACGCAAGTCGACGGTCATCACGGTCGGCGACGTGGAGCGCGTCGGCATCGACAAGATCGCCGAGATCGCGCTCGAGGTGGCCTGGAAGGGCGCCAAGGCGGTGTATCTGTCGTTCGACATCGACGTGATCGACGCCGGCTTCGTGCCGGGCACGGGCTGGCCGGAGCCCGGCGGTCTGCTGCCGCGGGAGGCGCTCAACCTGGTCAAGAAGATCTCCGAGCCGGGGCTGGCCGGTATCGAGGTCGTCGAGTGCTCCCCGCCGTACGACTGGGCCGAGCAGACCGCGCTGATGAGTTCGCGGGTGATCCTCGACAGCCTGGCCGCGCAGGTCCGCTCCGGAAAGCTCGGCAACAAGGCCGCCAAGGCCAATCGTCCCGCCTGGGGTCCGTAA
- a CDS encoding carbon-nitrogen hydrolase family protein, with amino-acid sequence MRVALAQIRSSADPAANLGLVEAQTRLAAEAGASLVLFPEATMCRFGVPLGTVAQPFDGPWADAVRQIADRAGIVVVAGMFVPSEDGRVTNTLIATGPGVDARYDKIHLYDAFGFTESDTVAPGREPVTIVVDGVTVGLTLCYDIRFPELYIELAERGAELITAHASWGTGPGKLEQWTLLARARAIDTSSVVAAVGQAYPGDELAALGPTGVGGSLVASALGEVLAGAGADPELVVCDVDLDAARKARTTVAVMHNRSGFAHAGRAESLR; translated from the coding sequence ATGCGTGTAGCCCTGGCACAGATCCGCAGCAGCGCCGACCCGGCGGCCAACCTCGGCCTGGTCGAGGCGCAGACCCGGCTGGCCGCCGAGGCCGGCGCCTCGCTCGTGCTGTTCCCCGAGGCGACGATGTGCCGCTTCGGGGTTCCGCTGGGAACCGTCGCGCAACCGTTCGACGGTCCGTGGGCCGACGCGGTCCGCCAGATCGCGGACCGCGCCGGCATCGTCGTCGTCGCGGGCATGTTTGTGCCGTCCGAGGACGGCCGGGTCACCAACACGCTGATCGCGACGGGTCCCGGGGTCGACGCCCGCTACGACAAGATCCACCTGTACGACGCGTTCGGGTTCACCGAGTCCGACACGGTCGCGCCGGGCCGGGAGCCGGTCACCATCGTCGTGGACGGGGTGACGGTCGGGCTGACGCTCTGCTACGACATCCGCTTCCCCGAGCTGTACATCGAGCTCGCCGAGCGCGGCGCCGAGCTCATCACCGCGCACGCGTCGTGGGGCACCGGGCCCGGCAAGCTCGAGCAGTGGACGTTGCTGGCCCGCGCCAGGGCGATCGACACGTCGAGCGTGGTGGCCGCGGTCGGACAGGCCTATCCCGGCGACGAGCTCGCGGCCCTCGGGCCGACCGGCGTCGGCGGCAGTCTGGTGGCCTCCGCGCTGGGCGAGGTGCTCGCCGGCGCGGGCGCGGATCCGGAACTGGTGGTCTGCGACGTCGACCTCGACGCCGCGCGCAAGGCCCGCACGACCGTCGCGGTCATGCACAACCGCTCAGGCTTTGCTCATGCCGGTAGGGCAGAATCGCTGCGGTGA
- a CDS encoding LmeA family phospholipid-binding protein produces the protein MTDPWARPPQQSGPAFPPPPPQYPQHPSAPPQEGSSLPAKIKNFFSDPLSVVLAVVIVVALVFAGLLGGELYARHRADTVVAGVIECVVQDDATASFGVLPPFLMQHMSGHYTNIRIETAGNQVRDAKGMKLNLDIDDVRLQDTPTSSGTVGSLVADIAWSADGIKQTIQGAIPLIGSFVTGVTTNASEGTIELEGALGSITAKPQVVDGGIALSVQKVTGLGFTLPREAVQPALDAFTAQLTQNYPLDIKADSVSVTDTGVQSRFSTQNASMPKQTDDPCFGNL, from the coding sequence GTGACCGATCCCTGGGCCCGCCCGCCCCAGCAATCCGGCCCGGCGTTCCCACCGCCACCGCCGCAGTACCCGCAGCATCCGTCCGCGCCCCCGCAGGAAGGCTCCTCGTTGCCGGCGAAGATCAAGAATTTCTTCAGCGACCCGCTGTCTGTCGTCCTGGCAGTGGTGATCGTGGTGGCACTGGTGTTCGCCGGCCTGCTCGGCGGGGAGCTCTACGCGCGGCACCGGGCCGACACCGTGGTGGCCGGGGTCATCGAGTGCGTCGTGCAGGATGACGCGACCGCGTCGTTCGGGGTGCTGCCGCCGTTCCTGATGCAGCACATGTCCGGCCACTACACGAACATCCGCATCGAGACCGCGGGCAACCAGGTCCGTGACGCCAAGGGGATGAAGCTCAACCTCGACATCGACGACGTGCGACTGCAGGACACCCCGACCTCCAGCGGAACGGTCGGGTCTCTGGTGGCCGACATCGCGTGGTCGGCCGACGGCATCAAACAGACCATCCAGGGCGCCATTCCGTTGATCGGCAGCTTCGTCACCGGAGTGACCACCAACGCCAGCGAGGGCACGATCGAACTCGAGGGCGCGCTGGGCAGCATCACCGCCAAGCCGCAGGTCGTCGACGGCGGCATCGCGCTGTCGGTGCAGAAGGTAACCGGGCTGGGCTTCACGCTGCCGCGCGAGGCCGTGCAGCCCGCCCTGGACGCGTTCACCGCGCAGCTGACGCAGAACTATCCGCTGGACATCAAGGCCGACTCGGTGTCGGTCACCGATACCGGTGTGCAGAGCCGCTTTTCGACACAGAACGCGTCGATGCCGAAGCAGACCGACGATCCCTGCTTCGGCAACCTGTAG
- the deoC gene encoding deoxyribose-phosphate aldolase produces the protein MGYTRAQVAAAVDHTLLKPEATEADIVALLAEAVELDVYAVCVSPPFVPTAVSLASGRAVASVVGFPSGKHLSVIKAHEAAVAVDAGAREIDMVIDVGAAIGGELDVVRADVAAVRDAAPKAVLKVIVESSALVEFGGWPLLTDVCRVAEDAGADFVKTSTGFHPAGGASVRAVEVMAAAVGGRLGVKASGGIRSAADATAMLDAGATRLGLSGTRAVLDGL, from the coding sequence ATGGGCTACACCCGCGCTCAGGTCGCCGCCGCGGTCGACCACACCTTGCTCAAACCCGAAGCGACAGAGGCCGATATCGTCGCGCTGCTCGCCGAAGCCGTGGAGCTCGACGTGTACGCCGTGTGCGTGTCGCCGCCGTTCGTGCCGACCGCGGTGTCGCTCGCCTCCGGCCGCGCCGTGGCGTCCGTGGTGGGTTTTCCGTCAGGCAAACACCTTTCGGTGATCAAGGCGCACGAAGCCGCCGTGGCGGTGGACGCCGGCGCCCGCGAGATCGACATGGTGATCGACGTCGGCGCCGCCATCGGCGGGGAACTCGACGTCGTCCGTGCCGACGTCGCGGCGGTCCGCGATGCGGCGCCAAAGGCAGTGCTGAAGGTGATCGTCGAGTCGTCGGCCCTGGTCGAATTCGGGGGCTGGCCGCTGCTGACCGACGTCTGCCGGGTCGCCGAGGATGCTGGCGCCGATTTCGTCAAGACCTCGACCGGCTTCCACCCCGCCGGCGGCGCATCGGTGCGTGCCGTGGAAGTGATGGCCGCCGCCGTCGGCGGCCGCCTCGGCGTCAAGGCCAGCGGCGGAATCCGTTCGGCAGCAGACGCGACCGCGATGCTCGACGCGGGCGCGACCCGGCTAGGGTTGTCCGGCACCCGCGCGGTGCTCGACGGTCTGTAG
- a CDS encoding DUF2599 domain-containing protein: protein MRLALSAAAACAVALTAAPHAAATPAPQPPPYIDHVKWAKWGDLSSLRVYPTAAGRDTSGRPGTAAQADEAWGEILALSPDVAIAGMKEQFVCHWQFAEIVEPGKVSWNLEPWRPEVGPDEMIAAGCNPGGTEEPF from the coding sequence GTGCGGCTCGCACTTAGCGCGGCGGCCGCCTGCGCGGTCGCGCTCACCGCGGCTCCCCACGCCGCCGCCACCCCGGCGCCGCAGCCTCCGCCCTACATCGACCACGTGAAGTGGGCCAAATGGGGTGACCTGTCGAGCCTGCGGGTGTATCCCACCGCGGCCGGGCGTGACACCTCGGGCCGCCCCGGCACGGCGGCGCAGGCCGACGAGGCGTGGGGCGAGATCCTCGCGCTGTCGCCCGACGTCGCGATCGCCGGCATGAAGGAGCAGTTCGTCTGCCACTGGCAGTTCGCGGAGATCGTCGAGCCCGGCAAGGTGAGCTGGAATCTCGAGCCATGGCGACCCGAGGTCGGCCCCGATGAGATGATCGCCGCCGGGTGCAACCCGGGCGGCACCGAAGAACCGTTCTGA
- a CDS encoding DUF2516 family protein translates to MELQGLVGYVLFALQVAVLVTTVYAFVHAAIQRPDAYTAAEKLTKPVWLVILGVAVLLALVLGITGVAIAAVAAGVYLVDVRPKILEIQGKSR, encoded by the coding sequence GTGGAGCTCCAAGGCCTTGTGGGTTACGTCCTCTTCGCGTTGCAGGTCGCCGTCCTGGTGACGACGGTGTACGCGTTCGTGCACGCAGCGATCCAGCGACCCGACGCCTACACCGCGGCCGAGAAGCTGACCAAGCCGGTGTGGCTGGTGATCCTTGGGGTCGCCGTTCTGCTGGCGCTGGTGCTCGGCATCACGGGGGTGGCGATCGCGGCCGTGGCCGCGGGGGTCTACCTGGTCGACGTGCGCCCGAAAATCCTGGAGATCCAAGGGAAGTCGCGCTAG
- a CDS encoding heparin-binding hemagglutinin: protein MAEKNQLEIDDLKAPLLAAVGAADLALERVNEIVATLRERAGEARTDAEARVEESRARITKLQEELPSQVGDIRTKLTSEELRKFAEGYADAAQSTYTKLIERGEAALERLRSQPALEGAATRVEGYTDQAVELTQEALGNVATQTRAVGERAAKLVGVELPKRTESAAEPVKKAAKKAPAKKATPAKAAAKKAPAKKAPAKKVTQK from the coding sequence ATGGCTGAGAAGAATCAGCTCGAGATCGACGACCTGAAAGCCCCGCTGCTCGCCGCCGTCGGCGCCGCCGACCTGGCCCTCGAGCGCGTCAACGAGATCGTGGCCACGCTGCGCGAGCGCGCCGGCGAGGCCCGCACCGATGCCGAGGCGCGCGTCGAGGAGAGCCGTGCCCGCATCACCAAGCTGCAGGAGGAGCTGCCTTCTCAGGTCGGTGACATCCGCACGAAGCTGACCTCCGAAGAACTGCGCAAGTTCGCCGAGGGCTACGCCGATGCCGCGCAGTCCACCTACACCAAGCTGATCGAGCGTGGCGAGGCCGCCCTCGAGCGCCTGCGCAGCCAGCCGGCCCTCGAAGGAGCCGCCACCCGGGTCGAGGGGTACACCGACCAGGCTGTGGAGCTGACCCAGGAGGCGCTGGGCAACGTCGCGACGCAGACGCGTGCGGTCGGTGAGCGTGCCGCCAAGCTGGTCGGCGTCGAGCTGCCCAAGCGCACCGAGTCGGCCGCCGAGCCGGTGAAGAAGGCCGCCAAGAAGGCCCCGGCCAAGAAGGCCACCCCGGCCAAGGCCGCCGCCAAGAAAGCGCCCGCCAAGAAGGCGCCGGCCAAGAAGGTCACCCAGAAGTAA
- a CDS encoding helix-turn-helix domain-containing protein: MAQDENLAAVVSSAAQDIGSFIRSQREAAQVSVRQLAEKAGVSNPYLSQIERGLRKPSADVLNQIAKALRVSAEVLYIRAGILEPSETNQVRDAIITDTAINERQKQVLLDIYTSFCQQNEAALLEAAAEAGPSSADDSVRDDDEESTTERDNGPLQITQSPQQTSIS; this comes from the coding sequence ATGGCGCAGGACGAGAATCTCGCCGCGGTCGTCTCCAGCGCTGCCCAGGACATCGGCAGCTTCATCCGGTCCCAGCGGGAAGCCGCGCAGGTCTCGGTGCGGCAACTCGCCGAGAAGGCCGGTGTCAGCAATCCCTATCTGAGCCAGATCGAGCGGGGATTGCGCAAGCCCTCAGCAGATGTGCTGAACCAGATCGCCAAGGCGCTGAGGGTGTCGGCCGAGGTGCTCTACATCCGGGCCGGGATCCTCGAACCCAGTGAGACCAATCAGGTGCGCGACGCCATCATCACCGACACGGCGATCAACGAGCGGCAGAAGCAGGTGCTGCTCGACATCTACACGTCGTTCTGCCAGCAGAACGAGGCGGCACTGCTCGAGGCTGCGGCCGAGGCGGGACCGTCCAGTGCAGACGACAGTGTCCGTGACGACGACGAGGAGTCGACGACGGAACGCGACAACGGCCCTCTGCAGATCACGCAATCACCCCAACAGACCTCAATCAGTTAG
- a CDS encoding DUF445 domain-containing protein gives MAHRVNVPDAGQRPRASFAEKLAGVDSAADAERRRALRRMKVVALSFLIGASVIFLLCTWAQSHGAAPWVGYVRAAAEAGMVGALADWFAVTALFKHPLGLPIPHTAIIKRKKDQLGEGLSDFVRENFLSQENVETKLRDADVASRAGKWLAEPVNAERVATETSTVLRVLVEMLRDEDVQQVLDRMIVKRIAEPQWGPPIGRVLASLLEEGRQEALLQLLADRAFQWSLNAGEVIERVIERDSPTWSPRWMDHLVGDRIHRELMDFTDKVRRNPDHELRRSATKFLFEFAGDLQSDESTIQKAENVKDQIMARDEVARAAETAWSAAKRIILESVDDPSSTLRARIADSVVRIGESLRDDADLRDKVDNWIVRGAQHLVGEYGAEITTIITDTIERWDADEASRRIELHVGRDLQFIRINGTVVGSLAGLAIYTIAQLLF, from the coding sequence GTGGCACATCGAGTGAACGTCCCGGACGCCGGGCAACGACCCCGGGCGAGCTTCGCCGAGAAGCTCGCCGGAGTCGATTCTGCAGCCGATGCCGAGCGGCGGCGCGCGCTGCGGCGCATGAAGGTCGTCGCGCTGAGCTTCCTCATCGGGGCGTCGGTCATCTTCCTGCTGTGCACCTGGGCGCAGTCCCACGGGGCGGCGCCGTGGGTGGGCTACGTCCGCGCGGCGGCCGAGGCGGGGATGGTCGGCGCGCTGGCCGACTGGTTCGCGGTGACCGCGCTGTTCAAGCACCCCCTGGGCCTCCCGATCCCGCACACCGCGATCATCAAGCGCAAAAAAGACCAGCTCGGCGAGGGTCTCAGCGACTTCGTGCGGGAGAACTTCCTGTCCCAGGAGAACGTGGAGACCAAGCTGCGCGACGCCGACGTCGCCAGCCGGGCCGGCAAGTGGCTCGCCGAACCGGTCAACGCCGAACGGGTGGCCACCGAGACGTCGACGGTGCTGCGGGTGCTCGTCGAGATGCTGCGCGACGAGGACGTCCAGCAGGTGCTGGATCGGATGATCGTCAAGCGCATCGCCGAGCCACAGTGGGGACCGCCGATCGGCCGGGTGCTGGCATCGCTGTTGGAGGAGGGTCGGCAGGAGGCACTGCTGCAGTTGCTGGCCGACCGGGCGTTCCAGTGGTCGCTGAACGCCGGTGAAGTCATCGAGCGCGTCATCGAGCGCGATTCGCCGACGTGGTCGCCGCGCTGGATGGACCACCTCGTCGGTGATCGCATCCACCGTGAGCTGATGGACTTCACCGACAAGGTGCGCCGCAACCCCGACCACGAGCTGCGCCGCTCGGCCACCAAGTTCCTGTTCGAGTTCGCCGGCGATCTGCAGAGCGACGAGTCGACGATCCAGAAGGCCGAGAACGTCAAGGACCAGATCATGGCCCGCGACGAGGTCGCGCGGGCCGCCGAGACGGCCTGGAGCGCCGCCAAGCGCATCATCTTGGAGTCGGTCGACGACCCGTCCTCGACACTGCGCGCCCGCATCGCCGACTCCGTCGTGCGCATCGGGGAGTCCCTGCGCGACGACGCGGATCTGCGCGACAAGGTGGACAACTGGATCGTGCGCGGCGCGCAGCATCTGGTGGGCGAGTACGGGGCGGAGATCACGACGATCATCACCGACACCATCGAGCGCTGGGACGCCGATGAGGCGAGCCGGCGGATCGAACTCCACGTGGGCCGTGACCTGCAATTCATCCGGATCAACGGCACGGTGGTGGGGTCGCTGGCCGGCCTGGCCATCTACACGATCGCCCAGCTGCTGTTCTGA
- a CDS encoding TetR/AcrR family transcriptional regulator, giving the protein MAQHSPPVAVKTDGRKKRWHRHKVERRNELVDGTLEAIRRLGSNVSMDEIAAEIGVSKTVLYRYFVDKNDLTTAVMMRFAQTTLIPNMAAALTSNLDGYALTREIIRVYVDTVANEPEPYRFVMANNSASKSKAVADSEQIIARMLAVMLRRRMVSAGMDPGGAEPWAFHTVGGVQLATHSWMSHPRMSADELIDYLTMLSWSALCGIVEVGGSLSRFREQNHPSPELPTQLLD; this is encoded by the coding sequence GTGGCACAACATTCCCCGCCGGTGGCGGTCAAAACCGATGGGCGCAAAAAGCGCTGGCATCGGCACAAGGTCGAGCGCCGGAACGAACTGGTCGACGGCACCCTGGAGGCCATCCGCCGACTGGGCAGCAACGTCAGCATGGACGAGATCGCCGCCGAGATCGGGGTGTCCAAGACCGTTCTGTACCGCTACTTCGTCGACAAGAACGACCTGACCACCGCGGTGATGATGCGCTTCGCGCAGACCACGCTGATCCCCAACATGGCCGCCGCGCTGACGTCGAACCTGGACGGCTACGCCCTGACCCGCGAGATCATCCGCGTCTACGTCGATACCGTCGCCAACGAGCCCGAGCCCTACCGGTTCGTGATGGCCAACAACTCGGCCAGCAAGAGCAAGGCCGTCGCCGACTCCGAGCAGATCATCGCGCGCATGCTCGCGGTGATGCTGCGCCGACGCATGGTGTCAGCCGGGATGGACCCCGGCGGTGCCGAGCCGTGGGCGTTCCACACCGTCGGCGGCGTGCAGCTGGCCACGCACTCGTGGATGTCGCACCCGCGGATGAGCGCTGACGAGCTGATCGACTACCTGACGATGCTGTCGTGGAGCGCGCTGTGCGGCATCGTCGAGGTGGGTGGATCGCTGTCGCGGTTCCGCGAGCAGAACCATCCTTCCCCGGAACTGCCCACTCAGCTGCTTGACTAG
- a CDS encoding polyphosphate kinase 2 family protein: MTETLELPSLWSHEPHSLLRFKPGDLVADIDPDATPGFRGKKSDAPTLQEERNVRFAELQEMLYARSRVDDHRSVLLVLQGMDTAGKGGIVKHVVGGCNPQGVDYHNFGKPTPEELSHHFLWRIRKALPPAGHIGVFDRSHYEDVLIVRVHNLVPQEVWEPRYDEINAFERELIASGTSLVKVAMFVSLDEQKRRLAERLERPDKYWKYNPGDIDERLKWPLYQEAYQAMLDRTSTEYAPWHVVPCNRKWYSRLAVTELMIEALKQLNMSWPPPDFDVEAEKKRLKKA; this comes from the coding sequence GTGACCGAGACCCTTGAGCTTCCGTCGCTGTGGTCGCATGAACCGCACTCGCTGCTGAGGTTCAAGCCGGGCGACCTGGTCGCCGACATCGACCCCGACGCCACGCCGGGATTCCGCGGCAAGAAGTCCGACGCCCCGACGCTGCAGGAGGAGCGCAACGTGCGCTTCGCCGAGCTGCAGGAGATGCTGTATGCCCGCAGCCGGGTCGACGACCACCGCTCGGTGCTGCTCGTGCTGCAGGGCATGGACACCGCAGGCAAGGGCGGCATCGTCAAACACGTTGTCGGAGGGTGCAATCCGCAGGGCGTCGACTACCACAACTTCGGCAAGCCCACACCCGAGGAGCTGTCACACCACTTCCTGTGGCGAATCCGCAAGGCTCTGCCGCCGGCGGGCCACATCGGGGTGTTCGACCGTTCGCATTACGAGGACGTGCTCATCGTGCGGGTGCACAACCTGGTGCCCCAGGAGGTGTGGGAGCCGCGCTACGACGAGATCAACGCGTTCGAACGCGAACTGATCGCCAGCGGTACGAGCCTGGTGAAGGTCGCGATGTTCGTCTCCCTCGACGAGCAGAAGAGGCGCCTCGCCGAGCGCCTCGAGCGGCCGGACAAATACTGGAAGTACAACCCTGGCGATATCGACGAGCGGCTGAAGTGGCCCCTCTACCAGGAGGCGTACCAGGCGATGCTGGATCGCACGAGCACCGAGTACGCGCCGTGGCATGTCGTGCCGTGCAATCGGAAATGGTACAGCCGTCTCGCGGTCACCGAGTTGATGATCGAGGCGCTCAAGCAGCTCAACATGTCCTGGCCGCCACCGGATTTCGACGTGGAGGCGGAGAAGAAGCGGCTGAAGAAGGCCTAG
- a CDS encoding 3-hydroxybutyryl-CoA dehydrogenase: MSIERVGVVGAGQMGGGIAEVCARAGAQVTVYEPSTELAEAGRARITASLERAKAKGKLAADEFEITQARLTFTSDLTDLADRQLVIEAIVEDEAVKASVFAKLDEIVTDPDAVLASNTSSIPIMKIAAATKNPSRVLGLHFFNPVPVLPLVELISTLVTSDDAIARVEQFAGETLGKKVVRCGDRSGFIVNALLVPYLLSAIRMAEAGVASVEDIDTAVVAGLSHPMGPLRLSDLIGLDTMKLIADSMYDEYKDAHYAPPPLLQRMVEAGQLGKKTGKGFYSY; the protein is encoded by the coding sequence GTGAGCATTGAACGCGTGGGAGTGGTCGGCGCCGGGCAGATGGGCGGCGGCATCGCCGAGGTCTGCGCCAGGGCCGGGGCACAGGTGACCGTCTACGAGCCGTCGACGGAACTGGCCGAGGCGGGCCGGGCGCGCATCACGGCGTCGCTGGAGCGGGCCAAGGCGAAGGGCAAGCTGGCCGCCGACGAGTTCGAGATCACGCAGGCCCGGCTGACGTTCACCAGCGACCTCACCGACCTGGCCGACCGCCAGCTGGTGATCGAGGCGATCGTCGAGGACGAGGCCGTCAAGGCTTCCGTGTTCGCGAAGCTCGACGAGATCGTCACCGATCCCGACGCGGTGCTGGCGTCGAACACCTCCAGCATCCCGATCATGAAAATCGCTGCGGCGACGAAGAATCCGAGCCGGGTGCTGGGGCTGCACTTCTTCAACCCCGTGCCGGTGCTGCCGCTGGTCGAACTGATCAGCACGCTCGTCACCTCCGACGACGCGATCGCGCGGGTCGAGCAGTTCGCCGGGGAGACGCTGGGCAAGAAGGTGGTCCGCTGCGGCGACCGCTCGGGCTTCATCGTCAACGCGTTGCTGGTGCCCTACCTGCTCTCGGCGATCCGGATGGCCGAGGCGGGCGTGGCCAGCGTCGAGGACATCGACACCGCCGTGGTCGCGGGGCTCTCGCACCCGATGGGCCCGCTGCGGCTGTCCGACCTGATCGGACTGGACACCATGAAGCTGATCGCGGACTCGATGTACGACGAGTACAAGGACGCCCACTACGCGCCGCCGCCGCTGCTGCAGCGCATGGTCGAGGCGGGGCAGCTGGGGAAGAAGACCGGCAAGGGCTTCTACAGCTACTGA
- the aceA gene encoding isocitrate lyase, translated as MSTVGTPKSPEQIQHDWDHNPRWKGITRTYTPQDVVALQGHVVEESTLARRGAEVLWEQLHDMDYVNSLGALTGNQAVQQVRAGLKAIYLSGWQVAGDANLSGHTYPDQSLYPANSVPQVIRRINNALLRADQIAKVEGDRSVENWLAPIVADGEAGFGGALNVYELQKAMIAAGVAGSHWEDQLASEKKCGHLGGKVLIPTQQHIRTLTSARLAADVADVPTVVIARTDAEAATLITSDVDERDQPFITGERTKEGFYRVKNGLEPCIARAKSYAPYSDLIWMETGTPDLELAKKFAEGVKAEFPDQMLAYNCSPSFNWKQHLDDATIAKFQNELGAMGFKFQFITLAGFHALNYSMFDLAHGYARNQMSAYVELQEREFAAEERGYTATKHQREVGAGYFDRIATTVDPTSSTTALAGSTEEGQFH; from the coding sequence ATGTCGACCGTGGGCACGCCGAAGTCCCCCGAACAGATCCAGCACGACTGGGACCACAATCCGCGGTGGAAGGGCATCACTCGCACCTACACCCCGCAGGACGTCGTTGCCTTGCAGGGCCACGTGGTCGAGGAGAGCACGCTCGCCCGCCGCGGCGCCGAGGTGCTGTGGGAGCAGCTCCACGACATGGACTACGTCAACTCGCTGGGCGCCCTGACCGGCAACCAGGCCGTGCAGCAGGTCCGCGCCGGCCTCAAGGCCATCTACCTCTCGGGGTGGCAGGTCGCCGGTGACGCCAACCTCTCCGGCCACACCTACCCCGACCAGAGCCTGTACCCGGCCAACTCGGTGCCGCAGGTCATCCGCCGGATCAACAACGCGCTGCTGCGCGCCGACCAGATCGCCAAGGTCGAGGGCGACCGCTCGGTGGAGAACTGGCTCGCCCCGATCGTCGCCGACGGTGAGGCCGGCTTCGGCGGTGCGCTCAACGTCTACGAGCTGCAGAAGGCGATGATCGCCGCCGGTGTCGCGGGCTCGCACTGGGAGGACCAGCTGGCGTCGGAGAAGAAGTGCGGCCACCTCGGTGGCAAGGTCCTCATCCCCACCCAGCAGCACATCCGCACTCTGACCTCGGCCCGCCTCGCTGCCGACGTCGCCGACGTCCCGACGGTCGTCATCGCCCGCACCGATGCCGAGGCCGCCACGCTGATCACCTCCGACGTCGACGAGCGCGACCAGCCGTTCATCACCGGTGAGCGGACCAAGGAAGGCTTCTATCGGGTCAAGAACGGCCTGGAGCCCTGCATCGCCCGCGCCAAGTCCTACGCGCCGTACTCCGACCTCATCTGGATGGAGACCGGCACCCCGGACCTCGAGCTCGCGAAGAAGTTCGCCGAGGGCGTCAAGGCGGAGTTCCCGGACCAGATGCTGGCCTACAACTGCAGCCCCTCGTTCAACTGGAAGCAGCACCTGGACGACGCCACCATCGCGAAGTTCCAGAACGAGCTCGGCGCAATGGGATTCAAGTTCCAGTTCATCACGCTGGCCGGCTTCCACGCGCTGAACTACTCGATGTTCGATCTGGCCCACGGCTACGCCCGCAACCAGATGAGCGCCTACGTCGAGCTGCAGGAGCGCGAGTTCGCCGCCGAGGAGCGGGGCTACACCGCGACGAAGCACCAGCGCGAGGTCGGCGCCGGCTACTTCGACCGGATCGCCACCACCGTTGACCCGACCTCGTCGACCACCGCGCTGGCGGGCTCGACCGAAGAGGGCCAGTTCCACTGA